A segment of the Methanothermococcus thermolithotrophicus DSM 2095 genome:
AGGGTGGCTATAAAATTAACGTGTTCGTTATTGATTATTCCCTTTCTTTCAAATAGAGCTCCAACAAGACTGTCTGAAAGATTGCCCAATAATCCAGCAACTGTGGCTATCCAAATTAAATTCAAATCCTTAAATAGCAGGAATGCTAAAAAACCTATTGAAAATGAACCTAAAAGCCCCAAAAGTGTTCCAAAGAGTGTTATCCCACCATCAGTACCTTTTTCAACTTTTTTAAGAGTGGTTATTAATCTTGGAGTTTCTTTTGAGAGCACCCCGAGCTCAGATGAAAATGTATCTGAAGTAGCAGCAGCAATTGAGCCTGCATATCCTATCAGTGCCACATCATAATTCAGAATTCCAAATGCATAGGCTAAGACAAATAAAACAGCCATAATCCCATTTGCAAGGACATTTTTAATTGTCCTTTTACATTCTCCTAATTTCATAGAATCTTTTGTAGAATATCCTATTTTACTTACTAAACTCCCCAGTACAAGGAATGAAAAAAGTAATATCAACCAGCTTATCTCAGTACTTATAAGGATTATAAATGCCATTATTGATGAAGCGTAAATCCCACAATCATCCAAATACCCTTTTTTCTTTATCAAATATGCCAATAATAAAACAATAACAAGGGAATAAATTATCTTAATGTAAAGTTCCATGTTTCCACCGAGCTAAATATAAATAAATTTTAATAACTTTTAATGTTTTAAAGTTTTTGGTATGTTTATAGTCGTTCTGCGAATGTATGCATATAAGTATTATCTAATTTCAATTATGTATTGTTTAAAAACTTCCATAATTTAAAATTAAGTAATATAACAATCGCTTAATTGCAGAACGACTATATTTTATATTGTTGATGTTATGAAATGAATTTTCAAGAACTTCAAAGAAGTTTATAACATTCAATCCTTTGTGTATATCTATTTCTTTTTCGGTTCAAATTTTGAAATAGATCCCATTAAAAGTTTTAAATTTACCAGGCCTTAACTGTTGATTATGATAATGATAAAATAACTCAAATAAAAAAATTATTAAGTAGTTATAATATATACTTTATATTAAAAGTATATAAACAAATCAAAGGTGTGAATATGTGTATATTCTGCAAAATCGTAAATAAAGAGATACCTGCTAAAGTGGTTTATGAAGACGAAAAGACCATGGCTTTTTTGGATGTAAATCCAAGAAGTAAAGGCCATACTCTTGTAATTCCAAAGGAACACTACGAGACATTTGATGAGCTCCCTGATGATGAAATGATCAATTTAATGAAAACTGTTAAAAAAGTTGTTGAAATCTTAAAATCACTAAACCCTGATGGATATAACATTTTAAACAACAACAAACCTGCTGCTGGGCAGGAAGTTCCACATGTTCATTTTCATGTAATTCCAAGATATAATGAAGAAAAAGAAGAGGTTATAAAATTCTCTGAACCTATAGCTGTAAATTTAGATGATGTTTTGAATGAATTAAAAAAATAATTTTTTAATTCAAATCATGCCTTTTCATTATTACTTAAGGCAATAATGCCATTTGCTATAGCTACTGCAACTGGGGTGCCTCCCTTAGGTCCTACCGTAGTTATTGAAGGGATATCAGTATCTCTAAGAAGTTCTTTTGATTCACTGGCTTTTACAAAGCCCACAGGAACCCCAATAATCAATTTTGGTTTTACTCCCTCTTCTTTTACCATCCTTATAACTTCTAAAAGTGCAGTTGGCGCATTACCTACTACCACTACCCCTCCATCGATGAGATCTTTTGCAATTCTCATAGAAGCCACTGCCCTAGTTATTTCCTCTTCTTTAGCTATTTTATAGGTATTTTCATCACTTATAAAGCACTTTATATTCTCGTACCTTATACCTGCGCCTACCATGTTTATATCGACAATCAAAGGCTTTCCATGTTTAATGGCTTCAACTCCATATTTTATTGCATCCCCCTTGAATTTAACCAATTTGGCATATTCTGGGTCAGCTGTTGCATGGACTACCCTTTCTATTATTCCCAATTCCGCCTCTGAATAGTCATTTATGTTGGAGCCGAGAACCTCTTTTATTTTACTTTTTACTATTTCCCTAGATTTTTCAGCGATATTTAACCCGTCTCTGGTGGTGGCACCCATGAACATAGTATCTACCTTGAATAATGTGTTTAACAATTAAAACATACTAACTTAAAAATTTTAAGAGCTCCTTAATTTCATAAAACTAAATAAAATTGATTGTTAGAGATTCATATTTGTTTCTATTTATAGGCCCTAATACTTATTTATATAGTTGTGGTAGTTATCTTTTTAATCAAAACTAGATAATTCTAAGAACTACTTTTTCTTTTTCACTGTGTTCTTTTATATGAACTACTTCAATTAAATCCTTTACAACATCTGCAATATCCAGTTCCAATACTCCCATTAAATCGTTATCTGTATCCACCCTAAAGTAGGTCCCACTTTTACAAACTACTGTGCCTTCCACATGGCATCTCCCAAAGTAGGCTTCTATATGGTCCCCCTCTTCAATAGAATCTAGATAATCATACAGTTCGTCTTTATTAACATCTCTTTCAATAACCTTCATAAAATCACCTTTATTGAGGATATTCAACAACTATTTTAAAAGTTATTAAATAAATAATATATTATTATTTAAATAAATAAGGTTTTGAGACCACTTCATTTAAACTCCCATCACAATCCTGAACAGGTTCCTAAGGCCTGGAGCTAATCCTAAAGACATTATGGTTATTTTCAATATATTTCTTAAATCCTTATTATCAATTTCTTTGTTAATAATATATAGCACCAATACGACCACGATTAATTTTAAGGGTATGAGAATATACGGACCAAGAATATCCATAAAAAACCTTGGTACTGGATGCTGTTCCCAATAGCCGTAAATGCCAATACCTATGGATGTGGCTGATGCATCCACTAATTGAGAAAATATAGCGTATTTATCAATTCTATCGATTTTGCCAATGTTTAGTTTTTTTATATTTTTGAGTTTCTCTAAAATACGAATTGCAATGAAATATGTTGGGAATAGAACCACTAAGGTGTAAAATAATGCTTCTAAATGCGTTATTCTCTTTAAAAACTCCGGTAAAAGGTAAATTATAGGAACCAGAGCCATTAAACTAGCTGAAATATAGTATCTATTTTTAAACAATGCTCCAGAGCCGATTATTGAAAGCATATAATATAGTCCAACTAAAACCACTATCCCTGGAGTTACCGTGTAGTATAAACGGGGGATAACGCCTGCATCAACTAATGCCCTCATTAAGGTTATTAAAATTACGTAAAAAATAGTTACCTCTGCAAATCTTTTATCGACACGTATATTTAAAAAGTTACATGCCTTATAGAATATATAAACCATTACAAATAGTAAAGTACCATAAGTTATCTCTTGGATAAGATTATAACCGGTTTTAGCATGTATTGGATAGATGTAGTATTTATTTATGAATTCAAGTACAGTATTTTTTATATCCATTGTAGTTCACCACATGTTTTATCCCTACTATAAAGTATCCCCTAAATATTAAATGCTTTTTTATAATTAAACAAAAAAAATTATAGTGAAATCGAAAATCAGTAGATTATTTAAAGTAATTTCAGTTTTCCAGTGATTTTATTGATATTGTCTTCTTTTTCGGGTCCAATGCCTACTGCAGTAATTGTCCCAGGTTCTAGCTGGGTTCTGCCTGCATCCCTAATTAAACTACATGGGAGACCTTCTATATTGGCATTTTTAAATACTTCGAGTAATTCTTTTTCAGAATTTACTTTTAACACTACTTTCTTTTGTCCAGATCTTAACCATTCCTTAACTATATTTGGACATATTTTTTGAGCATGAATAAATGATTCAATTGAAGCATGACATGCCTGAGCTGCAATTTTACCCTTACCCATTTTTAAATCGTTTCTAATAATAATGACCTGTTCATACATAAAATCAACTCACAAAAGTTTATAAATAACGGTGCTGGATAGATGATACATTATCTATTTTAATATTTGTAGCTTTCATTATAATGCTTCCACAAACATGCAAATTCGGCTTAAATAGATTAAAATCAATTAAGGTCACAAGTGATGAAGTGATGAAGTGGTTTTATTGACTTTGTGGGGTCATTATATTTATTAATTTTAGTGAAATTATAATTTTATTAAATCTACGGTGGAAACATGTTTGAGATAAAACATAGAGATGCAATGGGCAGAATAGGAAAAATAAAAATAAACGGTAAAACAATCGAAACACCAACAATAATGCCGGTAGTTCATCCTAATCCAAAAAAACAAACCGTTTCAATGGATATCATCAACAACCTTGCAGACGTAATTATAACAAACTCATATATAACTTACTCGAATCCTGAACTAAGGGCTATTGCAGAGGAAAAAGGAATCCACGAGCTCGTAGGATTTGATAAGGTTGTGGTTACAGATAGTGGATCTTTTCAGCTCAGTGTTTATGGGGATGTAGAAGTAAAACCTTTGGAGATAATAGAATTTCAAGAAAAAATTGGGGTCGATGTAGGTACCATATTGGATATACCGACACCGCCATTTGTTGATAGGGAAAGAGCTGAAAAAGAGCTGGAAGAAACGATTAATAGGGCAAAGTTATCTTTGGAATTAAAAAAAGAAAACAACTACAAACTGTTATTGAATGGAACTGTCCAAGGTTCAACACATATGGATTTAAGAAGAAAAAGTGCGGAAGTAATGGGAAGTATGGACTTTGATATCTATCCAATTGGTGCAGTTGTACCATTAATGGAGGATTACAGGTACAAAGAAGTTGCTGAGATTATAATAAACTCCAAAATGCATCTTCCAACAAATAAGCCTGTCCATCTCTTTGGGTGCGGTCATCCTATGTTTTTTGCACTTGCAGTGGCGTTGGGATGTGACTTATTTGACAGTGCAGCTTATGCACTCTACGCAAAACAGGGAAGGTATTTAACTGAAAGAGGAACCTTGCATTTAGAAGAATTAAAGGATTTAGATAAATTCCCATGTTCCTGTAAAGTATGTAGTGAATACTCACCAAAAGAGCTCTACAAAATGGAGAAGAAAAAAAGAACACAGTTACTTGCTGAACACAACCTTTACGTAACATTTGAAGAGATAAACAGAATTAAAAATGCCATTAAAG
Coding sequences within it:
- a CDS encoding HIT family protein, whose translation is MCIFCKIVNKEIPAKVVYEDEKTMAFLDVNPRSKGHTLVIPKEHYETFDELPDDEMINLMKTVKKVVEILKSLNPDGYNILNNNKPAAGQEVPHVHFHVIPRYNEEKEEVIKFSEPIAVNLDDVLNELKK
- a CDS encoding cobalt-precorrin-8 methylmutase, producing the protein MFMGATTRDGLNIAEKSREIVKSKIKEVLGSNINDYSEAELGIIERVVHATADPEYAKLVKFKGDAIKYGVEAIKHGKPLIVDINMVGAGIRYENIKCFISDENTYKIAKEEEITRAVASMRIAKDLIDGGVVVVGNAPTALLEVIRMVKEEGVKPKLIIGVPVGFVKASESKELLRDTDIPSITTVGPKGGTPVAVAIANGIIALSNNEKA
- the tgtA gene encoding tRNA guanosine(15) transglycosylase TgtA, with protein sequence MFEIKHRDAMGRIGKIKINGKTIETPTIMPVVHPNPKKQTVSMDIINNLADVIITNSYITYSNPELRAIAEEKGIHELVGFDKVVVTDSGSFQLSVYGDVEVKPLEIIEFQEKIGVDVGTILDIPTPPFVDRERAEKELEETINRAKLSLELKKENNYKLLLNGTVQGSTHMDLRRKSAEVMGSMDFDIYPIGAVVPLMEDYRYKEVAEIIINSKMHLPTNKPVHLFGCGHPMFFALAVALGCDLFDSAAYALYAKQGRYLTERGTLHLEELKDLDKFPCSCKVCSEYSPKELYKMEKKKRTQLLAEHNLYVTFEEINRIKNAIKDGNLWELVEERCRCHPMLLSALRVVSNYMDFIEKYDPVSKKSAFFYGGYESMFRPEVLRHKQRLKRIKFDKIYVTTLSNKVNKPYSENVNIIPSDVDVLVKDYVFGLVPLNVDTIYPLSQSEVPELYDIEKQHNKQFIEGFLKEHEDKIMDISSYNYYTSHYGSNRNKNKVNKDALRIDRMLQYQYGFKILDDELLNNIVIKRSRKTGRIRNVMLDNKEVIFTVRANDNFLIPTKEGAKLLHEKIPYPKYRVVVDKSVQDFARDGRSVYAKFVIDCDNDLRPYEEVLIVNEDDELLAYGTTILNSRELMEFDYGVAVDVRGGIKL
- a CDS encoding DUF2097 family protein, which encodes MKVIERDVNKDELYDYLDSIEEGDHIEAYFGRCHVEGTVVCKSGTYFRVDTDNDLMGVLELDIADVVKDLIEVVHIKEHSEKEKVVLRII
- a CDS encoding TIGR00297 family protein; this translates as MELYIKIIYSLVIVLLLAYLIKKKGYLDDCGIYASSIMAFIILISTEISWLILLFSFLVLGSLVSKIGYSTKDSMKLGECKRTIKNVLANGIMAVLFVLAYAFGILNYDVALIGYAGSIAAATSDTFSSELGVLSKETPRLITTLKKVEKGTDGGITLFGTLLGLLGSFSIGFLAFLLFKDLNLIWIATVAGLLGNLSDSLVGALFERKGIINNEHVNFIATLVGSLSAILIYTKIF
- a CDS encoding DUF63 family protein; the encoded protein is MDIKNTVLEFINKYYIYPIHAKTGYNLIQEITYGTLLFVMVYIFYKACNFLNIRVDKRFAEVTIFYVILITLMRALVDAGVIPRLYYTVTPGIVVLVGLYYMLSIIGSGALFKNRYYISASLMALVPIIYLLPEFLKRITHLEALFYTLVVLFPTYFIAIRILEKLKNIKKLNIGKIDRIDKYAIFSQLVDASATSIGIGIYGYWEQHPVPRFFMDILGPYILIPLKLIVVVLVLYIINKEIDNKDLRNILKITIMSLGLAPGLRNLFRIVMGV
- the pth2 gene encoding peptidyl-tRNA hydrolase Pth2, coding for MYEQVIIIRNDLKMGKGKIAAQACHASIESFIHAQKICPNIVKEWLRSGQKKVVLKVNSEKELLEVFKNANIEGLPCSLIRDAGRTQLEPGTITAVGIGPEKEDNINKITGKLKLL